A genomic window from Treponema maltophilum ATCC 51939 includes:
- a CDS encoding ABC transporter ATP-binding protein, whose product MSIDTKKLEEKLKARSSSLKLIDITKKFLSHDGKEEFIAVDKLNLDIKSGELTTLLGPSGCGKTTTLRMIAGFESITSGTLLLGDRPIESVPPNKRDMSMMFQSYALFPHMSVFDNIAYGLKIKKVPKPELEERTRQIIELMQIQGMEDRIPSQISGGQQQRVALARAVVINPRVLLFDEPLSNLDAKLREYMRDELRSLQKRLGITSLYVTHDQSEAMSISDNVVLMNKGKLVQTGSPKDIYENPVSRFVAGFIGKSNFINCTVFSHENGSADIEVFGKKMTLPNPGTHFDTAKNTVIIVRPEYIKLCDSGKGIVDARIEKAVFYGNYIQYDIRVGEQQLKVESYCPQGIKIYSPGNTAGILFDLNSLRVLPAISED is encoded by the coding sequence ATGAGTATCGATACGAAAAAACTCGAAGAAAAACTGAAGGCGCGTTCAAGCAGCCTTAAACTCATTGATATAACGAAAAAATTTTTAAGCCATGACGGCAAAGAAGAATTTATCGCGGTCGATAAATTGAATCTCGACATAAAATCCGGAGAACTGACGACGCTTTTGGGACCGTCCGGTTGCGGCAAAACCACTACGCTCAGAATGATCGCCGGCTTCGAAAGCATCACCTCCGGAACGCTCCTGCTCGGCGACCGACCGATAGAATCGGTGCCGCCGAACAAACGCGATATGTCGATGATGTTTCAAAGCTACGCGCTTTTCCCGCACATGAGCGTGTTCGACAATATCGCATACGGCTTAAAAATAAAAAAAGTTCCCAAGCCCGAATTGGAAGAGCGCACAAGACAAATTATCGAGTTGATGCAAATACAGGGCATGGAAGACCGCATTCCTTCGCAAATATCGGGCGGACAGCAACAGCGCGTTGCACTCGCGCGGGCGGTTGTCATAAATCCGCGGGTACTGCTGTTCGACGAACCGCTTTCCAATCTTGACGCAAAGCTGCGCGAATACATGCGCGACGAACTGCGCAGCCTGCAAAAGCGGCTCGGCATTACCAGTTTGTACGTTACGCACGACCAAAGCGAAGCCATGTCAATATCCGACAATGTAGTTCTTATGAACAAGGGCAAGCTTGTGCAGACGGGAAGTCCGAAAGATATTTACGAAAATCCCGTATCGCGTTTTGTTGCCGGATTTATCGGAAAGTCGAACTTTATAAACTGCACCGTCTTTTCGCACGAAAACGGAAGCGCCGATATTGAAGTGTTCGGTAAAAAGATGACGCTGCCGAATCCGGGAACGCATTTCGATACGGCGAAAAATACGGTTATCATCGTGCGGCCGGAATATATAAAACTGTGCGACAGCGGCAAAGGCATTGTCGACGCCCGTATCGAAAAAGCCGTTTTTTACGGCAACTATATTCAATACGATATCCGGGTCGGAGAACAGCAGCTTAAAGTCGAATCCTATTGTCCGCAGGGCATAAAAATATACAGCCCGGGCAATACGGCGGGAATTCTGTTCGACCTTAACAGCCTGCGCGTACTGCCGGCGATAAGCGAGGATTGA
- a CDS encoding NADP-dependent isocitrate dehydrogenase — protein sequence MAKILMKNAVAELDGDEMTRVLWALIKERLLEPFVELKTEYYDLGLKNRDDTNDAVTYEAARAIRRLGVGVKCATITSNKARMEEYKLQRLTPSPNAIIRAELDGTVFRKPILLKNVRGTVSCWKKPIVLGRHAYGDIYKNCELYVEGPGTAELVFTGADGKETRKTIADMKGPGILQGVHNTDASITAFARACFLYAVNEKLNVWFAAKDTISKTYDGRFKEIFHGIFETEFKTAFAENGIEYFYTLIDDAVARIMQSEGGFLWACKNYDGDVMSDMIASACGSLAMMTSVLVSPSGAYEYEAAHGTVQKHYYRYLAGEKTSTNPCALIFAWTGALAKRAELDGTRELGNFARTLETATLHTIEDGIMTADLARIASPAATEVLNSQDFIAAVQKRLKVKTT from the coding sequence ATGGCAAAGATACTGATGAAAAACGCCGTGGCCGAGCTCGACGGCGATGAGATGACCCGCGTTCTGTGGGCCCTTATAAAAGAGCGGCTTTTGGAACCCTTTGTGGAATTAAAAACCGAATATTACGATTTGGGCTTAAAAAACAGAGACGATACGAACGACGCGGTAACCTATGAAGCCGCCCGCGCGATACGGCGATTGGGCGTCGGCGTAAAATGCGCGACAATTACTTCAAACAAAGCGCGCATGGAAGAATATAAATTGCAGCGCTTAACGCCCAGCCCGAACGCGATTATCCGCGCCGAATTGGACGGAACCGTGTTCCGAAAACCCATTCTTTTAAAAAATGTACGCGGCACCGTAAGCTGTTGGAAAAAACCCATCGTTTTGGGCCGCCACGCATACGGCGACATTTATAAAAACTGCGAACTCTACGTCGAAGGGCCGGGCACGGCCGAACTCGTGTTCACCGGAGCGGACGGCAAAGAAACGCGCAAAACGATCGCCGACATGAAGGGACCGGGTATTTTGCAGGGCGTACACAATACGGATGCGTCCATTACCGCCTTTGCGCGCGCCTGTTTTTTGTACGCCGTAAACGAAAAACTGAACGTATGGTTTGCCGCAAAAGACACCATCAGCAAAACCTACGACGGGCGTTTTAAAGAGATTTTTCACGGTATTTTTGAGACGGAATTCAAAACGGCCTTTGCCGAAAACGGAATCGAATATTTTTACACACTCATCGACGATGCGGTCGCGCGCATTATGCAGTCGGAAGGCGGCTTTTTATGGGCGTGTAAAAATTACGACGGCGACGTTATGAGCGACATGATCGCGTCCGCCTGCGGAAGCCTTGCGATGATGACCAGCGTTTTGGTTTCCCCGTCGGGCGCATACGAATACGAAGCCGCACACGGTACCGTTCAAAAACACTACTACCGTTATTTGGCCGGCGAAAAAACATCGACCAATCCCTGCGCCCTTATCTTTGCGTGGACGGGAGCTTTGGCAAAGCGCGCCGAACTTGACGGAACCCGAGAGCTTGGCAATTTTGCCCGCACTCTTGAAACTGCAACGCTTCACACGATTGAAGACGGCATTATGACCGCCGACCTTGCGCGTATCGCTTCCCCCGCCGCAACGGAAGTCTTAAACTCGCAGGACTTTATCGCCGCGGTACAAAAGCGCCTTAAAGTAAAAACAACATAG
- a CDS encoding type II toxin-antitoxin system VapC family toxin: MNGTDCIADTNALIYLLSGDPCMKPYLSKRIGLSVISEMELLSFPEITASEEQRVRLLINDCTVLFLTENIKNKAVILRRTYKIKLPDAIIAATAIENNLQLVTADREFKQIAELDLIPIKPALS, encoded by the coding sequence ATGAATGGAACTGACTGTATCGCCGATACAAATGCGCTCATTTATCTCCTTTCAGGAGATCCTTGTATGAAGCCTTATTTATCAAAGCGCATCGGTCTCTCCGTTATTTCCGAAATGGAATTGCTTTCTTTTCCTGAAATAACGGCTTCCGAAGAACAGCGGGTAAGGCTTCTCATAAACGATTGTACCGTTTTATTTTTAACCGAAAATATAAAAAACAAAGCTGTTATATTGCGCCGTACATACAAAATAAAACTTCCGGATGCTATCATTGCGGCAACTGCAATTGAAAACAATCTTCAGTTAGTTACTGCCGATAGAGAATTCAAGCAAATAGCGGAACTTGATTTGATACCGATTAAACCGGCTCTTTCATAA
- the murI gene encoding glutamate racemase has protein sequence MNLVAIDKPTAEHKPGAERKSAAKKIQNKENETSLVPKNRVDFAFLDSGTGGLPYLLHLKEKSPYSNCVYVADTKNFPYGEKDTRRIIEAACSAAESIIKRFKPAAFVIGCNTISVTALEELRRRFFPVPFVGTVPAIKRAASLTKNGRIGLLATRRTIEEPYTAELAERYAANCTLISRADPDLVDFVEHGFFTASDAEKEEAVRPALDFFLKHDADTVVLGCTHFLHIAAVLEKLAGAGIRFVDSKEGVVNQALRIVRPAAPSASSESAASEPAPSPSAFFITGPFGIDEAPYKTLCEGSDLVYGGIL, from the coding sequence GTGAACCTTGTTGCAATCGATAAACCGACAGCGGAACACAAACCGGGCGCGGAACGGAAATCGGCCGCAAAAAAAATACAAAATAAAGAAAATGAAACTTCGCTTGTTCCGAAAAACCGCGTCGATTTTGCCTTTTTGGATTCGGGGACCGGCGGACTTCCGTACTTACTGCATTTAAAAGAAAAAAGTCCGTATTCAAACTGCGTCTATGTCGCCGACACGAAAAACTTTCCCTACGGTGAAAAAGATACGCGCCGGATAATAGAGGCCGCCTGTTCGGCAGCCGAATCGATTATCAAACGCTTTAAGCCTGCCGCCTTTGTCATCGGATGCAACACTATATCGGTTACCGCTCTCGAAGAACTTCGCCGCCGCTTTTTCCCCGTGCCCTTTGTCGGCACTGTTCCCGCAATAAAGCGTGCGGCTTCGCTTACAAAAAACGGCAGGATCGGCTTGCTTGCAACCCGGCGCACGATAGAAGAGCCGTACACCGCCGAACTTGCCGAACGCTATGCGGCAAACTGTACGCTCATAAGCCGCGCCGATCCCGATTTGGTTGATTTTGTGGAACACGGCTTTTTTACCGCATCGGATGCCGAAAAAGAAGAGGCGGTGCGTCCCGCGCTCGACTTTTTTTTGAAACACGATGCCGATACCGTTGTACTCGGCTGTACGCATTTTTTGCATATCGCCGCCGTGTTGGAAAAGCTTGCCGGCGCCGGTATCCGCTTTGTCGATTCCAAAGAAGGCGTTGTGAACCAAGCGCTTCGCATAGTCCGTCCCGCCGCCCCTTCCGCTTCTTCCGAAAGCGCCGCCTCCGAGCCCGCACCGAGCCCTTCGGCCTTTTTTATTACCGGCCCTTTCGGCATCGACGAAGCGCCCTACAAAACACTGTGTGAAGGGTCGGACCTTGTGTACGGCGGTATACTTTAA
- a CDS encoding pentapeptide repeat-containing protein: MFSFDLCAYKHCNKPVVFCASEDNLDTSYEKRLFSSYCYEHCKNPEEVHRFVADYIAQHDVIVGLSVSGMHFKDSDFSGKRFYGCNFQNCTFADVHAEQCKIRISIFDFSIFSDCNMTGSNIQFSSFAGAAFSHALFTNSELVHNNFNGITAVQSSFDDSDLYNSRFIRAKLSQTSFRNCNIKRVCFYESVQDNISFKLSNTREALFSPETLAEIYQ; the protein is encoded by the coding sequence ATGTTCAGTTTTGATTTATGCGCATACAAACACTGCAATAAACCGGTCGTTTTTTGCGCTTCGGAAGACAATCTCGATACGTCGTACGAAAAACGACTTTTTTCATCGTATTGCTACGAGCATTGCAAAAATCCGGAAGAAGTTCACCGCTTTGTAGCCGACTATATCGCGCAGCACGACGTTATCGTCGGACTTTCGGTTTCGGGCATGCACTTTAAAGACAGCGATTTTTCCGGCAAGCGCTTTTACGGATGCAATTTTCAAAACTGTACCTTTGCCGACGTTCATGCAGAACAATGCAAAATACGCATATCGATATTCGATTTTTCGATTTTTTCGGACTGCAATATGACCGGCTCGAACATTCAGTTTTCGTCGTTTGCGGGCGCCGCCTTTTCGCACGCGCTGTTTACAAACTCCGAACTCGTTCACAATAATTTTAACGGAATAACCGCCGTTCAGTCTTCGTTCGACGATTCCGACTTATACAATTCGCGCTTTATACGCGCAAAACTTTCGCAAACATCTTTCCGCAACTGCAATATAAAACGCGTGTGTTTTTACGAAAGCGTGCAGGACAATATTTCATTCAAATTGTCGAATACGCGGGAAGCCTTATTCAGCCCCGAAACACTTGCGGAGATATACCAATGA
- a CDS encoding MBL fold metallo-hydrolase, which produces MKVYFHLNIEGFSNAYLIVNPAVKEALIIDPGKITTKMIDQIEQNKYALTAVFITHNHKSHTRGLTTLQKIYTPKIYAADYEVAKAETSVLKGDGIIKAAGLNVSYMSVPGHTADSMVYKIGQCLFTGDVLFAGQAGPTNSSYAKKTLVANIASKILSQQENTVILPGHGPPSTVGAERQFNLDM; this is translated from the coding sequence ATGAAAGTGTATTTTCATTTGAACATTGAAGGTTTTTCGAATGCCTACCTGATTGTAAATCCCGCGGTAAAAGAAGCGCTCATTATAGATCCGGGAAAAATCACGACAAAGATGATCGATCAAATCGAACAAAACAAATACGCTTTAACCGCCGTTTTTATAACGCACAATCACAAAAGCCATACGCGCGGCTTAACGACGCTGCAAAAAATATACACGCCCAAGATTTACGCGGCGGATTACGAAGTGGCAAAAGCCGAAACGTCCGTTTTAAAAGGCGACGGAATTATAAAGGCCGCGGGATTGAACGTAAGCTACATGTCGGTTCCCGGGCACACCGCCGACTCGATGGTATATAAAATCGGCCAGTGCCTGTTTACCGGCGACGTGTTGTTTGCAGGACAAGCCGGACCGACGAACAGCAGCTACGCGAAAAAAACGCTCGTAGCCAACATCGCATCGAAGATTTTGTCGCAGCAGGAAAACACGGTTATCCTTCCGGGCCACGGACCGCCTTCGACCGTCGGCGCCGAACGGCAATTCAATTTGGATATGTAA
- a CDS encoding polyphenol oxidase family protein has product MSSPVAALTLLACGSMRFRWNETNAVRSAFFSQPCFCHKTIASVELIHSHIVFAADRAEQTILQSGDGIISRNRALVPVITVADCMPIFMYESESGVFGVLHSGWKGTGIALEALRTAEKAYGVRADNFRFILGPSIGSCCYTVDEERARYFQKEFCTDCAFRSERDGLFRLSLEKANRALLVKAGIPDEHILSVNECTCCTKTEDGAYTYGSFRRQASGLPPSMPLEEKTKRFTPMAAFIGFEDAGFTRENLHAAGAQTYSFP; this is encoded by the coding sequence ATGAGTTCTCCCGTTGCGGCCCTAACGCTTTTAGCCTGCGGTTCCATGCGCTTTCGGTGGAACGAAACGAATGCGGTGCGCTCGGCCTTTTTTTCGCAGCCGTGCTTTTGTCATAAAACGATTGCATCCGTCGAATTGATTCATTCGCACATTGTGTTCGCGGCCGACCGTGCCGAGCAAACGATTCTGCAAAGCGGCGACGGCATTATCAGCCGCAACCGCGCCTTGGTGCCTGTTATAACCGTTGCCGACTGTATGCCGATTTTTATGTATGAAAGCGAAAGCGGCGTTTTCGGCGTGCTGCATTCCGGCTGGAAGGGAACGGGCATTGCGCTTGAAGCCTTGCGCACAGCCGAAAAAGCATACGGCGTCCGCGCGGATAATTTCCGCTTTATTTTAGGCCCTTCGATCGGAAGCTGCTGTTATACGGTGGACGAAGAGCGCGCCCGCTATTTTCAAAAAGAATTTTGTACCGATTGCGCATTCCGTTCCGAACGGGACGGCTTATTCCGCCTGTCGCTCGAAAAGGCGAACCGCGCTTTGCTTGTAAAGGCGGGAATTCCCGACGAACATATTTTAAGCGTAAACGAATGTACGTGCTGTACAAAAACCGAAGACGGTGCATATACGTACGGATCGTTCCGCCGGCAAGCCTCGGGCCTTCCGCCTTCGATGCCGCTCGAAGAAAAAACGAAGCGCTTTACGCCGATGGCCGCTTTTATCGGTTTTGAAGACGCCGGCTTTACACGCGAAAACCTTCACGCCGCCGGTGCGCAAACCTATTCTTTCCCATGA
- a CDS encoding DUF5312 family protein — translation MNDDRNSFDRLVAGLSPDERGLLLKKLKANIEPEKESLEFEVPEDSSSIVDLKKELKNEPLLLRVWIYIRGLFSPSGIEGAYSDYRIGCVLKKINNAYPNVIDARYLTLENTFYDHLVKLQEAALFFNDGIKVYDRDEGGFCILLTELVMPDFAERMENEVSPYSLSSSAEATPELRTSLLRKMEQILADMGAAEKEKLQDCFSSLEWLKQFAALPFAHFMSLFRNVPGRGMCCSLKAAQNEIERFARVLCNAKKIVPEVLEALYMFASEDKMNEGEKVDIEGGLAEFLRKSMQHTTLIKYVIRSVPFRSLGVVALDSALWVPEYKEASDNWLLLCKNQWRKVFDEEWTRWIRERKIKKTKENVAALFGMSDYPAVPNRPWEKLPFPADFKRGFSLGFLSAFFSVMYPDLRPVLEKVAVNGKFILPENRIEFTDTYNEMNQLADLLAAFNEKLCPTGFYGQEFASVSDVQNIPEREKVKNLTRSIESEINLFVATFSTCCRSFKQLFDGMLVDIRSIKYDGLSNLASLTDANDMPLRPKLAEVSDKLNAAFILLTEVESLELELA, via the coding sequence ATGAATGATGACCGCAATTCTTTTGACCGGCTGGTAGCCGGTCTGTCGCCGGATGAGCGGGGATTGCTGCTCAAAAAACTCAAAGCGAATATCGAACCGGAAAAAGAATCGTTGGAATTCGAAGTTCCCGAAGATTCGTCGAGCATCGTCGATTTAAAAAAAGAATTGAAAAACGAGCCGCTTTTGCTGCGCGTGTGGATTTATATCAGAGGTTTGTTTTCGCCGTCGGGCATCGAAGGCGCTTACAGCGATTACCGTATCGGCTGTGTGCTTAAAAAAATCAACAACGCGTACCCCAATGTCATAGATGCCCGCTATTTAACTTTGGAAAACACGTTTTACGATCATTTGGTAAAACTGCAGGAAGCCGCGCTTTTTTTTAACGACGGCATAAAAGTGTACGACCGGGACGAAGGCGGTTTTTGCATCCTTTTAACCGAACTTGTGATGCCCGATTTTGCCGAGCGCATGGAAAACGAAGTGAGTCCGTATTCGCTTTCTTCTTCTGCCGAAGCAACGCCCGAATTGCGTACCTCGCTGCTGCGCAAAATGGAGCAAATCCTTGCCGACATGGGCGCCGCCGAAAAAGAAAAACTGCAGGATTGCTTTTCGTCACTCGAATGGCTTAAACAATTTGCGGCGCTGCCCTTTGCGCATTTTATGTCGCTGTTCAGAAACGTTCCCGGACGGGGAATGTGCTGTTCGCTTAAAGCCGCTCAAAACGAAATAGAGCGCTTTGCGCGTGTTTTGTGCAACGCGAAAAAAATCGTTCCGGAAGTGCTGGAAGCTTTGTACATGTTTGCGTCGGAAGACAAAATGAACGAGGGGGAAAAGGTCGATATCGAAGGCGGCTTGGCGGAATTTTTACGCAAAAGCATGCAGCACACGACGCTTATAAAATACGTTATCCGTTCGGTGCCGTTCCGATCGCTCGGAGTTGTCGCGCTCGACTCGGCACTGTGGGTGCCCGAATACAAAGAGGCTTCGGACAATTGGCTTTTGCTGTGCAAAAATCAATGGCGCAAAGTATTCGACGAAGAATGGACGCGCTGGATCCGCGAGCGCAAAATCAAAAAAACGAAAGAAAATGTTGCCGCCTTATTCGGTATGAGCGATTACCCTGCCGTGCCGAACCGGCCGTGGGAAAAACTTCCGTTCCCTGCGGATTTTAAGCGCGGCTTTTCGCTCGGTTTTTTGTCCGCTTTTTTTTCGGTTATGTATCCCGACCTGCGCCCCGTTTTGGAAAAGGTTGCGGTGAACGGTAAATTCATCTTGCCCGAAAACCGCATTGAATTTACGGACACGTACAACGAAATGAACCAGCTTGCGGACTTGCTTGCCGCCTTTAACGAAAAACTCTGCCCGACCGGATTTTACGGGCAAGAGTTCGCTTCGGTAAGCGATGTGCAAAATATTCCCGAGCGGGAAAAAGTCAAAAATCTGACGCGCTCGATAGAATCGGAAATCAATTTATTTGTTGCGACTTTCAGCACGTGCTGCCGCTCTTTTAAACAGCTTTTTGACGGCATGCTCGTAGACATACGGAGCATAAAGTACGACGGGCTTTCAAATCTCGCCTCTTTAACCGATGCGAACGATATGCCGCTGCGGCCCAAACTTGCCGAAGTTTCCGACAAGCTGAATGCCGCTTTCATTCTTTTGACGGAAGTTGAAAGTCTGGAACTGGAGCTTGCATGA
- a CDS encoding heavy metal translocating P-type ATPase — translation MNSRKIQKEFIIDGMSCAACSAAVERVTRKIDGVFESDVNLTTNKMRIVFDASKVNDGMIIAKVQKAGFGCRQEESDEQKALSQRGTQNGVQNRAQGEGGDFFAKRLSLALSWVFGMLLMYASMGHMLRLPLPAIFDMHHYPSNFALLNLLCAVPILFLGRDFYLRGFKSLIHLNPNMDTLVALGSAAAFIYSLVLTFLIPLNADLVHGLYFEASAVVLVFVMTGKYLEQRSKEKTKSAIKALMALAPDTAVKVLNFGAAGERTEETDAHDIRPGDILLVKAGQRIPLDGKVLKGLSGVDESMLTGESLPVEKTEGSSVTGGTMNGSGVLYMQVTKTGGDTVLAKIIKFVEEAQGKKAPISKTADKVAGIFVPTVIGIALAAGILWAIAGADASFILRVCTSVLVIACPCALGLATPAAVMTGTGLGAANGILIRSGEALETAKHVDTVVLDKTGTVTEGKPSVRDVFCAEGIRREDALALAAAVENASSHPLAKAVTDAAAALHSGNAEEPAARFEIDSFENIAGKGISASVKSDIKFDAQPAVKSGVTAKSKEKSAEPVKVLAGNRLFMEENGIDCGIFEKEAQKASSEGAALVYLAADARLLALITVTDRLKAHSAEAVALMKKQGLHVILLTGDNKAAAEYTGNLIQADEVIAEVLPQDKARVIERLQNEGRKVMMTGDGINDAPALVQADVGAAIGNGSDIAVESGDIVLVKGDLRDAARAVKLSRMTIRTIKQNLFWAFFYNSIGIPLAAGLLYPAYGLLLSPMVGSFAMSLSSVFVVTNALRLRTKKL, via the coding sequence ATGAATTCACGAAAGATACAAAAAGAATTTATTATAGACGGAATGTCGTGCGCGGCCTGCTCTGCGGCGGTCGAACGCGTAACACGCAAAATCGACGGCGTATTCGAAAGCGATGTCAATTTGACGACGAATAAAATGCGGATTGTCTTCGATGCTTCGAAGGTAAACGACGGCATGATTATTGCGAAAGTACAAAAAGCGGGCTTCGGCTGCAGGCAGGAAGAGTCGGACGAACAAAAAGCGCTCTCCCAAAGGGGTACACAAAACGGAGTGCAAAACCGCGCGCAAGGCGAAGGCGGCGATTTTTTTGCAAAGCGGCTGTCGCTCGCGCTTTCGTGGGTTTTCGGCATGTTGCTTATGTACGCGTCTATGGGACACATGCTCCGTTTGCCGCTTCCCGCGATTTTCGACATGCACCACTACCCTTCCAACTTCGCTTTGCTGAATTTACTGTGCGCCGTGCCGATCCTTTTTCTCGGCAGGGATTTTTATCTGCGCGGTTTTAAATCCTTAATCCATTTAAATCCGAATATGGATACCTTGGTCGCACTCGGCAGCGCAGCCGCTTTTATCTACAGTTTGGTTTTAACTTTTTTAATTCCGCTCAACGCCGACCTTGTGCACGGTTTGTATTTTGAAGCGTCGGCGGTCGTGCTCGTTTTCGTTATGACGGGAAAATATTTGGAACAGCGCAGCAAAGAAAAAACGAAAAGCGCAATCAAGGCGCTTATGGCTTTGGCACCCGACACTGCGGTAAAAGTTTTAAACTTCGGCGCGGCCGGCGAACGCACGGAAGAAACCGACGCGCACGACATACGGCCGGGCGACATTCTGCTCGTAAAAGCCGGCCAACGCATACCGCTCGACGGAAAAGTGCTTAAAGGTTTGAGCGGCGTCGACGAATCGATGCTTACGGGCGAAAGTTTGCCCGTCGAAAAAACCGAAGGTTCTTCGGTTACGGGCGGCACGATGAACGGCAGTGGCGTTTTATACATGCAGGTTACGAAAACGGGCGGCGATACGGTTTTGGCAAAAATCATCAAATTTGTCGAAGAAGCGCAGGGCAAAAAAGCGCCCATTTCCAAAACAGCCGATAAGGTCGCCGGCATTTTTGTGCCGACCGTTATCGGTATCGCGCTTGCAGCCGGCATACTGTGGGCGATAGCCGGAGCCGATGCGTCCTTTATTTTGCGCGTATGCACGTCGGTACTCGTTATCGCCTGTCCCTGCGCGCTCGGCCTTGCAACGCCTGCGGCCGTTATGACGGGAACCGGACTCGGCGCGGCAAACGGCATTCTGATACGGTCGGGCGAAGCGCTCGAAACGGCAAAGCATGTCGATACGGTTGTACTCGATAAAACGGGCACCGTTACCGAAGGCAAGCCGAGCGTGCGCGACGTTTTTTGCGCCGAAGGCATACGGCGTGAAGATGCGCTTGCCCTCGCGGCCGCCGTGGAAAACGCTTCTTCGCACCCGCTTGCAAAAGCCGTAACCGACGCGGCAGCGGCTCTACATTCCGGCAATGCGGAAGAACCCGCCGCACGTTTTGAAATCGACTCATTCGAAAACATCGCGGGTAAAGGCATCAGCGCATCCGTAAAGTCCGACATAAAGTTCGACGCACAGCCTGCGGTAAAGTCAGGCGTAACCGCGAAATCCAAGGAAAAATCCGCCGAGCCGGTAAAAGTGCTGGCGGGCAACCGTTTATTTATGGAAGAAAACGGCATAGATTGCGGCATTTTTGAAAAAGAAGCGCAAAAGGCTTCTTCGGAAGGAGCCGCCCTCGTCTACCTTGCCGCCGATGCGCGGCTTTTAGCCTTAATTACCGTTACGGACAGGCTTAAAGCGCACAGCGCGGAAGCCGTCGCTCTTATGAAAAAGCAGGGTTTGCACGTCATCCTTTTAACCGGCGACAATAAGGCGGCAGCCGAGTACACGGGAAATCTTATTCAAGCCGACGAAGTGATTGCCGAAGTTTTGCCGCAGGACAAAGCCCGCGTTATAGAACGTTTGCAAAACGAAGGACGAAAAGTTATGATGACCGGCGACGGCATAAACGATGCGCCCGCCCTCGTACAGGCCGACGTGGGAGCGGCAATCGGAAACGGCAGCGACATCGCCGTCGAGTCGGGCGACATCGTATTGGTAAAGGGAGACTTGCGCGACGCGGCAAGGGCCGTAAAACTCAGCCGCATGACGATACGCACTATCAAACAAAATCTGTTTTGGGCCTTTTTTTACAACAGCATCGGCATTCCCCTTGCCGCAGGCTTACTGTATCCGGCATACGGCTTGCTTTTGTCGCCCATGGTCGGAAGTTTCGCCATGTCGCTCAGTTCGGTATTTGTCGTAACAAACGCGCTGAGACTCCGCACGAAAAAATTGTAA
- a CDS encoding hemerythrin domain-containing protein, giving the protein MQLNFYTSKHAVIEQLLNAIEGTVSPGISEKNAGIVFTVLTKLASAVRSHLASEDTYLYPDLLKSAVPATRKTAETYRDQMTAITQRFEDFIRDFNSTKAILTQKDAFVQEFKAVDSALRTRMAKEEKELYKLI; this is encoded by the coding sequence ATGCAACTGAATTTTTATACATCAAAACACGCTGTCATCGAACAGCTTTTAAACGCAATAGAGGGAACCGTTTCCCCGGGAATTTCGGAAAAAAACGCAGGCATTGTTTTTACCGTGCTGACAAAGCTTGCTTCGGCGGTAAGATCGCACCTTGCTTCGGAGGATACGTATCTGTACCCCGATTTGCTCAAAAGCGCCGTGCCTGCAACTCGTAAAACGGCCGAAACGTATCGCGATCAGATGACGGCGATTACGCAAAGGTTTGAGGATTTTATACGCGATTTTAATTCAACGAAGGCTATCCTCACACAAAAAGATGCTTTTGTGCAGGAATTTAAAGCCGTCGATTCGGCGCTTCGCACACGGATGGCAAAAGAGGAAAAAGAGCTGTATAAATTGATTTGA